The Syntrophomonadaceae bacterium genome contains the following window.
AAACTCAATAAGCCCCTTAACTTCTTTCAGGGGTTTGGCGTCGGGACGGTCGAAGATTTGCGGCTTAGTATCCATGAGCTGGAATATCCTTTCGGATGAGGCCATGGCCGACTGGAGGATGGTGTATTTCTCCGCTAAATCGTTGAGGGGCCGAAAAAATTGTTCCAAATACAGGATAAAGGCATACAACACCCCAAACTCCACCTGGTTTTGAATTACCTGCCCGCCGCCATGCCAGATAAGAAGGGCCAGCACCAAAGCATGTATCAAGTCTACAGCGGGTCGAAAGATGGTATAGGCCCGCAGTTCCCTGATATTCGCCTGCAGGTTGTCACTGTTTGCCTGATCAAACTCGGTCAGCTTTGCTTGCTGCCGGTTGAAAACCTGAATGACCCGCACTCCCGTAATGTGTTCAGATAAGAAGGCGTTCAGCCTGGCCAGGGTGGTGCGCACTTGCCGGTGAGCAGCGCGGGCAAAGTGTTGATATAGGGCTGCTGCTGCTATTATCACCGGAACACCGGTGAAAGAAACCAGGGCTAGAAAGGGATCAAGTTTCAGCATGACAATAATAATCCCTGCCAGTAAAAAAACGTCTCGGAACAGGTTGACCAGCACACTGGTATAAATTTCATTCAGGGTTTCAGTATCGTTGACGACCCTGGTCACCAGGCGGCCGACCGGGTTTTTGTCGAAAAAAGAAATATGCATTTTCTGAAGATGGGAAAAAACCCGAGACCTGATGTCCAAAATAATGCGTTGCCCAGTATATTGTAACAGGTAAGCCTGAGCATAACTCAGGATAAAATTTGCACTGACAGCAGTCAGGTACAAGGAAGCTAACAGGGTAATCCCTCGGAAGATTTCCTCGGGAGTTAGCCTTGCTGTCAGATAATTGTCAATTGCCCGCTGAATTATTATTGGCCTGAGCAGGTCAGTAACCGTGATCAAGGCTAAAAGAATTATTGCCAGAAAGAGCAGGGGCCAGTATGGGCGGGCATACTCCATCAGCCTTTTCATTAGCCTGGCGTCATAAGCCTTTCCCAAGGCTTCTTCTTCCCGGAAGTCTTTTGTCCTGTCCAAATCTAAACACCTCCACCCTGCGCGGCCAGGCTTTGCTCTAAGAGCTGCTGCTGATACAGGCGGTGGTAAGTTCCCTTTCTAGCCAGTAACTGGGAATGGTTCCCTTGTTCAATTAACCGTCCTTGTTCCAGCACAATGATCTGATCAGCGTGTTGGATGGCTGCTATGCGGTGAGAAACAATAATGGTTGTAGCGCGCCTGCCGCTGGTATTATTGAGTCCGGAGAGGACCTTTTCTTCCGTTGCTCTGTCAACAGCAGAGAGACTATCATCCATGATCAGGATTACAGGCTCTTTGATTAAAGCCCTGGCAATTGCCACCCGCTGCTTTTGGCCGCCGGAAAGGGTGACACCCCTTTCTCCAACCAGCGTGTCCAGCCTGTCGGGAAAAGATTTAAGGTCTTGTTCAAGTTGAGCCCTGCGGGCCGCTTCTTCCACCTGCTCCCGGCCGGCGCCGGAAGCCAGGGCAATATTCTCCGCCAAAGTGGCAGAAAAGAGGAAAGCGTCCTGTGGCACATAGCCGATTTGTTCCCTCAGCCACCCAAGGGGAAGGTCTTTAATGTCATAACCATCAATAAAAAAGGTTCCGGGCGGAGGGTCATAAAGCCGGACTAGCAGGTTTAGCAACGTAGTTTTTCCGCTGCCGGTGTGCCCGGTAATGGCAAGGGTGCCGCCGGCAGGCAGGCTAATACTGATATCTTTTAATACAGGGAGCAGGGAAGATGAATAAGCAAACGACAGGTCTTTAATTGTGATTTCTCCCCGGAGGCAATTAGGATAGACCTTCGGGCTGTCCGTGATCTCCGCCGGAGTGGCCATTATCTCATTGATCCTGCCCATTGAGGCAGCCCCCCGCTGTAAGAGGTTAATTACCCATCCCAGGGCCATCATCGGCCAAAACAGCATCCCCAGGTAAGCATTAAGGGCCACAAAATCGCCAAGAGAAATTTCCTGCCGAGTTACCATCAAGCCACCATATCCCAAAAGAATTAAAAAGGCAAACGAAGCCAGGAGATGGACGAGTGGGAAAAAAGCCCCGGAAACCTTGGTTAAACGCAGATTGGCAAGCATTGTTTTATGTGCCTTGTCTGTAAACCGGCCTACTTCGGTTTCTTCCTGAGCAAAGGTCTGGATTACCCGGATGCCGGATATGTTTTCCTGAACTCGCTCAGATAAGTTTCCAATGGCCTGCTGAATCTCCTTAAACCGCTGATGAATAATTTTGCCGAAGCGGGAAACCACAACTACCAACAGAGGCAGGGGTAGCAGTACCATCAAGGTTAAAACAGGGTGGATACTGGTCATGAAAAAGATGGCTGCAATAGTTATGAAGACAGCGTCTACCAGCATCACCAGGCCAAAACCAAAGGCCATGCGGACGGCAATTACGTCATTTGTGGCCAGGGCCATCAGGTTTCCTGTTTTATGTTGGTGAAAAAATTTGGGTGAAAGGAAGATTAAGTGGGAGAAAAGCCGATTCCGAAGCCAGTATTCCAGCTGACGGGCAGAGCCGCTAATAAAATACCGCCAAAGCACACG
Protein-coding sequences here:
- a CDS encoding ABC transporter ATP-binding protein, coding for MPQLSNGKNIYSLLILTLGSHRRSLVLEHFLALREFFVKHRNKYLLGLTCLLLVNLIQLLVPQVLRRFTDTLVAGTGDYGEIAVYSLILTGIALFIAFFRVLWRYFISGSARQLEYWLRNRLFSHLIFLSPKFFHQHKTGNLMALATNDVIAVRMAFGFGLVMLVDAVFITIAAIFFMTSIHPVLTLMVLLPLPLLVVVVSRFGKIIHQRFKEIQQAIGNLSERVQENISGIRVIQTFAQEETEVGRFTDKAHKTMLANLRLTKVSGAFFPLVHLLASFAFLILLGYGGLMVTRQEISLGDFVALNAYLGMLFWPMMALGWVINLLQRGAASMGRINEIMATPAEITDSPKVYPNCLRGEITIKDLSFAYSSSLLPVLKDISISLPAGGTLAITGHTGSGKTTLLNLLVRLYDPPPGTFFIDGYDIKDLPLGWLREQIGYVPQDAFLFSATLAENIALASGAGREQVEEAARRAQLEQDLKSFPDRLDTLVGERGVTLSGGQKQRVAIARALIKEPVILIMDDSLSAVDRATEEKVLSGLNNTSGRRATTIIVSHRIAAIQHADQIIVLEQGRLIEQGNHSQLLARKGTYHRLYQQQLLEQSLAAQGGGV
- a CDS encoding ABC transporter ATP-binding protein → MKRLMEYARPYWPLLFLAIILLALITVTDLLRPIIIQRAIDNYLTARLTPEEIFRGITLLASLYLTAVSANFILSYAQAYLLQYTGQRIILDIRSRVFSHLQKMHISFFDKNPVGRLVTRVVNDTETLNEIYTSVLVNLFRDVFLLAGIIIVMLKLDPFLALVSFTGVPVIIAAAALYQHFARAAHRQVRTTLARLNAFLSEHITGVRVIQVFNRQQAKLTEFDQANSDNLQANIRELRAYTIFRPAVDLIHALVLALLIWHGGGQVIQNQVEFGVLYAFILYLEQFFRPLNDLAEKYTILQSAMASSERIFQLMDTKPQIFDRPDAKPLKEVKGLIEFKNVWFAYNPGEWVLKDVTFRIEPGQTVALVGSTGSGKTSVINLISRLYEAQKGSILLDGEDIKNYRLHDLRKQISMVLQDAFLFSGDIKDNIRLFDERVSLQQVKKVAHYVNAHEFIGRLPNGYEEEVVERGATLSAGQRQLLALARALALNTGILVLDEATASIDSETEELIQKALSKITKNRTTIIIAHRLSTIQHADKIIVVVKGRIAEEGTHQELLDQGGFYSHMYQLQQVAQG